One genomic segment of Bacillota bacterium includes these proteins:
- a CDS encoding Lrp/AsnC family transcriptional regulator has translation MSESGAALDELDREILKFLLRDGRTPYTMIASELGVAEGTVRKRVARMIENGIVKVAAVVDPSRLGMNFIAIVGIKVSGDDPEGTIEALGRLPEVRYIAVCTGSHDLIAEVTVKSNEDLFYFLTRKLRRIPGVVSSDTSLVLKICKQSYTWSGGLGLEGEAQRNES, from the coding sequence TTGAGCGAATCAGGTGCAGCGCTAGATGAGCTTGATAGGGAGATTTTAAAATTTTTGCTTAGGGATGGCCGGACCCCGTACACGATGATCGCCAGCGAGTTAGGGGTGGCTGAGGGAACAGTGCGTAAGCGCGTCGCCAGGATGATAGAAAATGGGATCGTGAAGGTGGCCGCCGTAGTTGATCCCTCTCGGCTGGGCATGAACTTCATCGCGATTGTTGGAATCAAGGTCTCCGGGGATGACCCGGAAGGGACGATAGAGGCGCTGGGGCGGCTTCCTGAGGTCAGGTATATTGCAGTTTGCACCGGTTCTCATGACCTAATCGCTGAGGTAACAGTCAAATCAAATGAGGATTTATTTTACTTTCTGACGCGCAAGTTGAGGCGCATCCCTGGTGTTGTAAGTTCAGATACCTCGCTAGTTCTAAAGATTTGCAAGCAAAGTTACACATGGAGCGGTGGCTTAGGCTTAGAAGGGGAGGCTCAAAGAAATGAATCATAA
- a CDS encoding ComF family protein gives MGTFGKDLWRGIVSLVMPQSYCLLCGEPFGPMDFSLEGRQICHACLEQIPFVVPPMCQKCGRPLRGNDEGTRLNSDPEKPGLRGNDQGAEGDRGKKPRPRAALLCSECRRHGRIFQKARAVAVYDGIVKERIHDLKYRGALHVGEALGLLMARCLEGDLRLLASDMIVPVPLSPERMKTRGYNQSEILARSLGKVVGIGVVTDAMARGDGVMSQSLLKGNQRRRNLGDVFEVVSPSHVAGRSVLLVDDVLTTGTTANECSMALLKAGARSVSVVVAAVGILQSDWYGKNFVH, from the coding sequence TTGGGCACATTTGGTAAAGATTTGTGGCGGGGCATAGTCTCATTGGTTATGCCCCAATCCTATTGCTTGTTGTGTGGAGAGCCTTTCGGCCCGATGGACTTTTCTCTGGAGGGAAGACAGATTTGCCATGCATGTCTCGAACAGATACCTTTTGTGGTGCCCCCCATGTGTCAGAAATGCGGAAGACCACTCAGGGGCAATGATGAAGGAACCAGGCTGAACAGTGATCCTGAGAAGCCTGGGCTCAGGGGCAATGATCAAGGGGCCGAGGGCGATAGAGGGAAGAAGCCGCGGCCGAGGGCGGCGTTGCTTTGTTCAGAATGCCGAAGGCATGGCCGGATCTTCCAGAAGGCGAGAGCTGTAGCCGTATATGATGGCATAGTGAAAGAGCGGATTCATGATCTGAAATATCGTGGGGCCCTTCACGTGGGAGAGGCCCTCGGACTCCTCATGGCCAGATGCCTGGAAGGGGATTTGCGGCTTCTTGCTTCGGATATGATCGTGCCGGTTCCGCTCAGTCCTGAAAGAATGAAAACGCGTGGGTACAATCAGTCTGAAATTTTGGCGCGCAGCCTTGGCAAAGTTGTGGGGATCGGGGTTGTCACAGATGCCATGGCTCGTGGTGATGGCGTGATGTCCCAGAGCCTCCTCAAAGGGAATCAGAGGAGGCGCAATCTAGGTGATGTCTTCGAGGTTGTCAGCCCTTCCCACGTGGCAGGGCGGAGCGTTTTATTGGTAGACGATGTGCTTACAACAGGAACCACAGCCAACGAGTGCTCAATGGCTTTGCTAAAGGCGGGCGCCCGTTCGGTCTCAGTTGTGGTAGCAGCTGTGGGGATTCTACAGTCCGATTGGTATGGAAAGAATTTTGTCCATTGA
- a CDS encoding Gfo/Idh/MocA family oxidoreductase — MINVALIGCGNWGRNYLRNLSELPSAKLVGCCDKRDGVLRQIKEHHPLIKVTNDFNEIASNPKIDAVVVATPPATHYQIARTCLLRGKHVLVEKPFTLSPVDAEELVALSQKTGKVLMVGHILAYHPGIQLIKEYIQSGELGPVCYIRSIRTSLGLIRNDVSVLWDKAPHDVAILLYLLGEEPTHVSAGGQAFMNPRLEDMAFLSLRFQNNIIANIHVSWAEPRKASTTVIVGRNRMAIFDDVDPQEKVKIYNNGVENPNFASPVPIPVVRNSGDSLRDNKERVKNLVGGAEGGRDRMPAVTIPKIQASEPLRNQCLHFIECIEEGKEPLTDGKNGLAVVRVLDRAEDSMRSNSEYLPLNGGYYDIASNQRTNIVAKARSIWRGLRFERIF, encoded by the coding sequence TTGATAAACGTCGCTCTAATTGGTTGCGGAAACTGGGGCCGAAATTATCTTCGTAATTTGAGCGAACTCCCGTCTGCAAAGCTTGTAGGATGCTGCGACAAGAGAGATGGGGTTCTGAGGCAGATAAAAGAGCATCATCCATTGATAAAGGTTACGAATGATTTTAATGAAATAGCCTCAAATCCTAAAATCGATGCAGTAGTTGTTGCGACACCACCTGCTACCCATTACCAGATAGCCCGAACTTGTCTGCTGCGTGGAAAGCATGTGCTTGTGGAAAAACCCTTCACCCTCTCCCCGGTAGACGCCGAAGAGCTCGTGGCCCTATCACAGAAAACCGGCAAGGTGCTCATGGTCGGACACATCCTTGCATATCACCCAGGGATACAGTTGATAAAAGAGTATATTCAATCAGGTGAACTAGGACCCGTATGCTACATACGTTCAATCAGGACAAGTCTCGGCCTCATCAGAAATGACGTGAGTGTGCTTTGGGATAAGGCTCCCCATGATGTGGCGATCCTCCTTTATCTTCTTGGCGAAGAGCCCACCCACGTATCTGCTGGCGGCCAGGCCTTTATGAATCCGAGGCTGGAGGATATGGCATTTCTCTCCCTGCGGTTTCAGAACAATATCATCGCTAATATCCACGTTAGCTGGGCTGAGCCTAGGAAGGCAAGCACCACCGTTATCGTAGGACGCAATCGGATGGCGATTTTTGATGATGTCGATCCTCAGGAAAAGGTTAAGATTTACAATAACGGCGTGGAAAATCCAAATTTCGCCTCCCCGGTTCCAATACCTGTAGTGAGGAACTCAGGAGATAGTCTTCGAGACAATAAAGAGCGGGTCAAGAACCTTGTCGGCGGCGCCGAGGGCGGCCGAGATCGGATGCCTGCTGTGACGATTCCCAAGATACAGGCAAGTGAACCTTTGAGGAATCAATGCCTTCATTTTATAGAATGTATAGAGGAAGGCAAAGAACCGCTCACTGATGGCAAAAATGGCCTTGCCGTGGTGCGCGTGCTTGACCGGGCCGAAGATTCCATGAGGTCCAATAGTGAATATCTTCCTTTGAACGGTGGATATTATGATATTGCATCGAATCAGCGAACCAATATTGTGGCCAAGGCTCGCTCTATCTGGCGCGGGCTGAGGTTCGAGAGGATCTTCTGA
- a CDS encoding response regulator, with protein MPEHAPLILVVENDSRMSSLERRILEAEGFRVETAGDGESAAEKAAQLGPDLVITEILLSGMDGLSLCRRLKDDPRTGKIPILVFSELMVRQRSREAGADAFLLKPMDEAQFVMTVKELTQRSRDLHASSWQRLATGDKNLDAVLGGGLPVNAIHLIAGAFGTGKSVLAQQILFSNASDEFPAAYVTAPWEGLEKAVRYVQRFSFFDPDKMTRNVKFLDVSDRLVREGISCLPEIIMDIVRSNFPKIIAIDSFRSLRTFSPSMVEYRKTLFGIVRLFSAYSLTALWVGEYSETAIDVVPEAAAADGIIWLENRNIGDEDLRLLRIQKLRGSNYLPGEHRLEITQDGIRLNPLVNMP; from the coding sequence ATGCCAGAACATGCACCGCTCATACTGGTGGTCGAAAATGATTCTCGCATGTCTTCGCTGGAACGGCGCATCTTAGAGGCCGAGGGATTCCGTGTTGAGACTGCCGGCGATGGGGAGTCTGCTGCGGAGAAGGCGGCTCAGCTGGGCCCTGATCTTGTGATCACTGAGATATTATTGTCCGGCATGGACGGATTGAGCCTTTGCCGTCGCCTCAAGGATGATCCGAGGACCGGTAAGATACCGATTCTGGTATTCAGCGAGCTCATGGTAAGGCAGCGATCGCGTGAGGCGGGAGCAGATGCCTTCCTCTTGAAGCCAATGGATGAAGCGCAGTTTGTCATGACTGTCAAGGAGCTCACCCAGCGGTCCAGAGACCTCCATGCGTCATCTTGGCAGCGTCTCGCGACTGGTGATAAGAATCTGGATGCGGTATTGGGCGGCGGCCTGCCTGTCAATGCCATTCACTTGATTGCAGGAGCGTTCGGGACAGGCAAGTCAGTATTGGCTCAGCAGATACTCTTTTCCAACGCCAGCGACGAGTTTCCTGCCGCCTACGTGACGGCCCCATGGGAGGGCCTCGAAAAGGCAGTCAGGTATGTTCAAAGATTTTCTTTTTTCGATCCTGATAAGATGACCCGAAATGTCAAATTCCTCGATGTCAGTGATAGGCTCGTACGCGAGGGTATTTCGTGCCTCCCTGAAATTATCATGGACATAGTGAGGAGCAATTTCCCCAAGATCATCGCCATCGACAGCTTCAGATCATTGCGCACTTTTTCCCCCTCGATGGTGGAGTATCGTAAAACATTGTTTGGCATTGTTCGCCTTTTTTCCGCTTATTCCTTGACTGCCCTCTGGGTTGGTGAATATTCCGAGACTGCCATTGATGTGGTTCCTGAGGCTGCCGCCGCTGATGGGATCATCTGGCTGGAAAATAGGAACATCGGTGATGAGGATCTAAGGCTATTGCGCATCCAAAAGCTGCGCGGCAGCAATTACCTTCCCGGTGAACATCGTCTCGAGATCACCCAAGATGGCATCAGACTAAATCCGCTGGTGAATATGCCATGA
- a CDS encoding DEAD/DEAH box helicase: MYNHKYFLYLVSDHSDIRIRVTHDLKLDKEFWITRHYDHFIPLAGPLPLAHAIFISDCLRPAIENEPPVKFYLFISKMLNKLKLKSNLLGNEAGCGARLNGVVRHIRRDVLGYLTHLGYDPGRYLIPATLCGSPLQIGSSLSCFHPSILLSEDNISEILGPLEGRILFLREVKGALDRAGLVINAAVIDALQLACLMGLADFIPAISVGPVGMARCNRCGETHRIIETQCARCGNSHCLMCLECSSMGVSRMCEPLFIVKRQGDSQAGREKCSCKEDQMGTRPSCELARFKLPFSLTGPQEAASLALDDFMRSGSLKESLVWAVCGAGKTEVAFRAISRAICAGGNVLYCVPRKDVVSELAPRIAEAFTSIQVAELHAGAHKDVRGISPVGITVATTHQAIRFYQAFDLVVLDEADAYPYAGSRMLHHAVQRAARPDGKIIYMTATPSAELQKRVISGEIFLVKIPARHHGHPVPVPEIIYLNLPGDPDSRNDMAISKTMRIPGKVLETIEASLPAKLFIFVPTIRLTEAIGPSLQNAISRSRLRGKASVAWIHSGDESREEKIRRFKCGEINILVTTTIMERGITVPGVNVLVLYADYERIFDEGTLIQMAGRVGRTIEFPAGKVWFAAKAVSSAMRKAIHAISSMNEEARKLGHIW; encoded by the coding sequence GTGTATAATCACAAGTATTTTCTGTACCTCGTTTCAGATCATAGCGATATAAGGATTCGGGTCACCCATGATCTCAAGTTAGACAAAGAGTTTTGGATCACCAGGCATTATGATCATTTCATTCCCCTGGCAGGCCCCTTGCCTTTGGCTCATGCCATTTTCATTTCCGATTGCTTGAGGCCCGCAATTGAAAATGAACCCCCTGTCAAATTCTATCTGTTTATTTCCAAAATGTTGAATAAGTTGAAACTCAAGAGCAACCTTTTAGGCAATGAGGCCGGCTGCGGGGCCAGACTAAATGGCGTTGTGAGGCATATACGGAGGGATGTTCTGGGGTACCTGACACACCTGGGGTACGATCCTGGCAGGTATTTAATTCCGGCCACTCTGTGCGGTTCTCCCTTGCAGATCGGCTCCAGTCTGTCATGCTTTCATCCATCGATCCTACTCAGCGAGGATAATATCTCGGAGATTTTAGGCCCACTTGAGGGGAGGATCCTCTTTCTCCGTGAAGTGAAAGGGGCGCTTGATAGGGCCGGCCTGGTTATCAACGCCGCTGTTATAGATGCGCTTCAATTGGCATGCCTTATGGGCCTGGCGGATTTCATCCCGGCCATCAGTGTGGGGCCTGTTGGCATGGCCAGGTGTAATCGGTGTGGCGAGACTCACAGGATCATTGAAACGCAATGCGCTAGATGTGGTAATTCCCATTGTCTTATGTGTCTTGAGTGCAGCTCCATGGGCGTATCCAGGATGTGTGAACCCCTTTTCATCGTGAAACGACAGGGGGATAGTCAGGCGGGCCGCGAGAAGTGCAGCTGCAAGGAAGACCAGATGGGGACCCGGCCATCATGCGAGCTTGCGCGGTTCAAACTACCATTTAGCCTGACTGGGCCTCAGGAGGCTGCCTCTCTGGCCCTCGACGATTTCATGCGCAGCGGTAGCCTGAAAGAAAGCCTCGTATGGGCGGTTTGCGGGGCAGGGAAGACTGAGGTTGCATTCCGCGCTATATCACGGGCAATCTGTGCCGGGGGCAACGTTCTTTACTGCGTCCCAAGAAAGGATGTGGTGAGCGAACTCGCTCCCCGAATCGCAGAAGCTTTCACCAGCATTCAGGTAGCCGAGCTGCATGCCGGAGCTCATAAGGACGTAAGGGGTATCAGCCCGGTTGGCATAACAGTGGCGACCACCCATCAGGCTATTAGATTTTATCAGGCCTTCGATCTAGTAGTCTTGGACGAGGCTGACGCTTACCCATATGCAGGAAGCAGGATGCTGCATCATGCAGTCCAGAGGGCGGCGAGACCAGATGGCAAGATAATCTACATGACCGCAACTCCTTCAGCCGAGCTTCAGAAAAGGGTTATTTCCGGGGAAATATTCCTGGTGAAGATACCAGCCAGGCATCATGGCCACCCAGTGCCCGTTCCAGAGATAATATACCTTAATCTTCCAGGAGATCCCGACTCGAGAAATGATATGGCTATCTCCAAGACGATGCGGATCCCTGGCAAGGTGTTGGAGACCATAGAAGCATCTCTGCCCGCCAAACTGTTCATATTTGTCCCTACCATTCGTCTCACTGAGGCGATCGGACCCAGCCTGCAAAACGCCATCTCACGGTCACGCCTGCGCGGAAAGGCCTCCGTAGCATGGATACATAGTGGGGATGAGAGCAGAGAAGAAAAAATACGGCGCTTCAAGTGTGGTGAGATCAATATATTGGTCACTACCACAATCATGGAAAGGGGAATCACGGTGCCGGGTGTAAATGTCCTGGTCCTCTACGCTGACTATGAGCGAATCTTTGATGAGGGGACCCTGATCCAGATGGCTGGAAGGGTTGGTAGGACCATAGAATTCCCTGCGGGAAAGGTATGGTTTGCGGCAAAGGCGGTTTCGTCCGCGATGAGAAAGGCGATACACGCTATTTCATCTATGAATGAGGAGGCGCGAAAGCTTGGGCACATTTGGTAA
- a CDS encoding ATP-dependent RecD-like DNA helicase → MESIRGFVDRITFRDEKTGYSVLRIRCEGDGAPQSTTAVGIFPVVIAGELRDFYGDWVVHPQYGRQFKVEDSAPVAPNTAQGIEAYLGSGAIRGVGRATAKKIVKLLGEDALKVIEEDPQRLVEIPGLSMKKAMAIASEVSKQKELHKVMVFLAGIGVTPACAVKVYRTYGDNAISVIKKNPYRLADDVYGIGFKRADAIALKMGIDPSAPERIRAGIIYVLSLLAEDGHAYYPLEMLRSAARDLLSADESLVMDAIRYLANKREITVEDRGFSMSAPGGLWAVAAASDGGPHIDPEAPVYLNWLHRAETETAERLVALARGPVVPAAPLQTVEKLMAQLKSSAGIELTPLQQKAVSSIASSGVLVLTGGPGTGKTTTIRSVVRVLEALGLKVALAAPTGRAAKRLQEATGREARTLHRLLEVAPEGGVMRFQRNEDCPLDMHAVVLDEVSMIDLPLMASFLRATRPGMRILLVGDKDQLPSVGPGAVLRDIIASREIPVIELKEIFRQARESMIVVNAHRINEGKFPILAGGKDGYGEFLFIEEEDPQKIPGLIRDLVETELPGRLQCDPFDDIQVLSPMRKTITGVDELNNLLQNALNPPAGHKPELKAKNMIFRQGDKVMQVVNNYDKMVYNGDLGRVVHVDPRERVLGVRFSDQDGSREVEYEGAEVDQLVLAYAASVHKSQGSEYPVVVMPITTQHYIMLQRNLLYTAVTRARRAVILVGTKKAIAMAVRNDRSAVRYSGLASRIKSAVMS, encoded by the coding sequence TTGGAGTCAATCCGGGGTTTCGTAGACCGGATAACATTTCGGGACGAGAAGACGGGCTATTCCGTGTTACGGATAAGATGCGAGGGGGATGGCGCCCCCCAGTCGACTACGGCGGTCGGCATTTTCCCCGTGGTGATAGCCGGCGAGCTGAGAGATTTTTATGGCGATTGGGTGGTTCATCCCCAATATGGCCGGCAATTCAAGGTGGAAGATTCAGCCCCGGTGGCGCCGAATACTGCGCAGGGGATAGAGGCATATTTGGGTTCTGGGGCCATAAGAGGGGTCGGGCGTGCTACCGCTAAGAAGATCGTGAAACTATTAGGGGAAGATGCCCTAAAGGTAATCGAGGAGGACCCACAGAGGCTTGTCGAAATACCAGGACTCAGCATGAAAAAGGCTATGGCTATAGCCTCGGAGGTCAGCAAGCAGAAAGAGCTCCACAAGGTCATGGTGTTCCTGGCTGGGATCGGGGTGACTCCCGCCTGCGCCGTGAAAGTCTATCGGACGTACGGGGACAACGCTATTTCTGTGATCAAGAAGAATCCGTACCGCCTGGCTGACGATGTTTATGGCATAGGATTCAAGCGGGCTGACGCGATCGCCCTCAAGATGGGAATTGATCCTTCCGCTCCCGAGCGTATCCGTGCAGGGATCATCTATGTCCTCTCGCTGCTGGCTGAAGATGGACATGCTTATTACCCCCTGGAAATGCTTCGCTCCGCCGCCAGGGATCTGCTGTCGGCGGATGAGAGCCTGGTGATGGATGCGATAAGGTATCTTGCAAACAAGCGTGAGATCACTGTGGAAGACCGGGGCTTTTCTATGTCTGCGCCGGGAGGGCTGTGGGCGGTCGCAGCGGCCTCAGATGGCGGGCCACATATTGACCCGGAGGCCCCAGTCTACCTCAACTGGCTTCATCGCGCTGAGACGGAGACGGCAGAACGGCTTGTGGCTCTCGCGAGAGGTCCCGTGGTGCCTGCCGCTCCCCTCCAGACGGTGGAGAAGCTCATGGCGCAGCTTAAGAGCAGTGCTGGTATCGAGCTTACTCCACTTCAGCAGAAGGCTGTCTCAAGCATCGCGAGTTCCGGGGTCCTGGTCCTAACTGGCGGGCCCGGGACTGGCAAGACAACCACTATCAGGAGTGTCGTTCGGGTCCTGGAGGCGCTGGGGCTGAAGGTGGCTTTGGCGGCTCCCACGGGACGGGCGGCAAAACGCCTTCAGGAGGCGACAGGGAGAGAAGCGCGCACTCTTCATCGTCTTCTGGAAGTCGCTCCCGAAGGTGGGGTGATGCGGTTTCAGAGGAACGAAGATTGTCCGCTTGATATGCACGCAGTGGTCCTTGACGAGGTCTCCATGATAGACTTGCCGCTCATGGCTAGTTTCCTCAGGGCAACAAGGCCGGGGATGCGCATTCTTCTTGTGGGAGACAAAGATCAGCTGCCATCCGTGGGACCGGGGGCGGTGCTCAGGGATATAATCGCATCCCGGGAGATACCAGTCATCGAGCTTAAAGAGATCTTCCGGCAGGCAAGGGAGAGCATGATAGTCGTTAACGCTCACCGCATCAATGAGGGCAAGTTCCCGATCTTAGCAGGGGGCAAAGACGGCTATGGGGAATTCCTTTTCATAGAGGAGGAAGATCCTCAAAAGATACCTGGCCTGATTCGCGATCTGGTGGAGACCGAGCTCCCCGGGCGGCTGCAATGCGATCCTTTTGACGATATCCAGGTATTGTCGCCTATGCGCAAGACTATAACAGGCGTGGATGAATTGAATAACCTCCTTCAGAACGCGCTGAATCCGCCAGCTGGCCATAAGCCAGAATTAAAAGCCAAGAATATGATATTTCGTCAGGGCGACAAGGTCATGCAGGTTGTAAACAACTATGACAAGATGGTCTACAATGGAGACCTCGGAAGAGTGGTCCATGTAGATCCGAGGGAGAGGGTTCTAGGGGTGAGATTCTCTGATCAGGATGGATCAAGGGAGGTGGAATATGAGGGCGCGGAAGTCGACCAGCTGGTGCTGGCATATGCTGCATCTGTTCATAAGAGCCAGGGAAGTGAATATCCGGTGGTGGTAATGCCCATCACAACACAGCATTATATCATGCTGCAAAGGAACCTCCTATATACCGCTGTTACCAGGGCCAGGCGGGCAGTGATCCTAGTTGGCACGAAAAAGGCAATAGCTATGGCGGTAAGGAATGACCGTTCCGCTGTCCGGTATAGCGGGCTTGCGTCACGGATCAAAAGTGCAGTGATGTCTTGA
- the galE gene encoding UDP-glucose 4-epimerase GalE, with translation MRVLVAGGAGYIGSHVVKALLEGGHETITYDNLSKGHVEALHGGEFIQGDILDQDRLSRVLQERKVDLVIHLAADTAVGESMVNPAKYYWNNVVGGLKLLDSMRSAGVKYIVFSSSAAVYGEPAHIPIREDAPCNPTNVYGETKLIFERMLASYDRSYGLKYVSFRYFNAAGADPSGAIGEDHDPETQLIPLVLQTALGLRPSIEIFGIDYDTPDGTCIRDFIHVSDLASAHVLAAEALLGGMGSRIYNLGNETGNSVREVIRVCEEVVGHKIPVKEGPRRPGDPAMLVASSELARRELGWTPRFPDLKDIVATAWNWHKNHPYGFAGARGR, from the coding sequence TTGCGCGTTTTGGTGGCTGGTGGGGCCGGATATATTGGAAGCCATGTGGTAAAGGCTTTATTGGAGGGTGGCCATGAAACCATCACCTATGATAATCTGTCGAAGGGTCATGTGGAGGCCCTGCACGGAGGGGAATTTATTCAAGGAGATATATTGGATCAGGACAGATTGAGCCGTGTATTGCAAGAAAGGAAGGTCGACCTTGTTATTCATCTTGCGGCGGATACTGCCGTCGGCGAGTCTATGGTGAATCCCGCCAAATACTACTGGAATAATGTTGTGGGTGGACTGAAATTACTGGATTCCATGCGGTCGGCCGGCGTGAAGTACATTGTCTTCTCATCTAGCGCCGCAGTCTATGGGGAGCCTGCCCATATCCCTATAAGGGAGGACGCACCATGCAATCCAACTAATGTCTATGGTGAGACGAAGCTGATATTTGAAAGGATGCTGGCCAGCTATGATAGATCCTATGGCCTGAAGTATGTCTCCTTCAGGTATTTTAACGCCGCTGGAGCAGATCCCTCCGGCGCCATTGGCGAAGACCACGATCCTGAGACGCAGCTCATACCGCTTGTGCTTCAGACTGCCCTCGGGCTCAGGCCAAGCATAGAGATATTCGGCATAGACTATGACACGCCAGATGGAACCTGCATAAGAGATTTCATCCATGTAAGTGACCTTGCTTCGGCTCATGTCCTTGCGGCTGAGGCCTTATTAGGCGGCATGGGCTCCCGTATATATAACCTCGGTAATGAAACAGGAAATTCTGTCAGAGAAGTTATAAGGGTCTGCGAGGAGGTAGTCGGCCACAAGATCCCTGTGAAAGAGGGTCCGAGACGCCCCGGTGACCCCGCAATGCTGGTGGCGAGCTCTGAACTTGCCAGGCGGGAATTGGGGTGGACTCCAAGGTTTCCCGACTTGAAAGATATTGTCGCGACCGCCTGGAACTGGCATAAGAACCATCCTTATGGATTTGCGGGCGCGAGAGGACGATAA
- a CDS encoding methionine adenosyltransferase yields the protein MTSESVTEGHPDKICDQISDAVLDAILDKDKDARVACETCVSTGLVLVMGEISTECYVDIPRIVRETVRSIGYTRAKYGFDCDTCAVITSIDEQSPDIAMGVEQSLEIRQLRAAGAVNGFEKQGAGDQGIVYGFAVNETPELMPMPIALAHKVARRLAEVRKSGIIPYLRPDGKTQVTVEYHGAKPVRVSAVVVSAQHHPEVEYDRLRSDIERHVIKQAIPPELLDEKTLYYINPTGRFVVGGPQGDSGLTGRKIIVDTYGGIARHGGGSFSGKDPSKVDRSGAYAARWAAKNVVAAGLADKCEVQVAYVIGVARPVAVSIDTFGTGRLPDSEIERLVHNHFDFRPAAIIETLQLKRPLYRQVAAYGHFGRPDLDLPWENTDLAETLREEAGID from the coding sequence CTGACTTCCGAATCAGTGACTGAAGGACATCCGGACAAAATCTGTGACCAAATATCAGATGCGGTACTAGATGCAATTCTGGATAAAGATAAAGATGCAAGGGTGGCCTGCGAGACATGTGTCTCCACTGGCCTGGTGCTGGTTATGGGCGAGATATCAACTGAATGCTATGTTGATATTCCAAGGATCGTGCGTGAGACTGTGCGATCCATAGGGTATACCAGGGCAAAATACGGTTTCGATTGTGATACATGTGCAGTCATAACCTCGATAGATGAACAGTCGCCCGACATAGCCATGGGAGTGGAGCAGTCCCTCGAGATCCGCCAGCTCCGGGCAGCTGGGGCGGTAAATGGTTTCGAGAAGCAAGGCGCCGGTGATCAGGGTATAGTATACGGATTTGCCGTGAATGAGACGCCGGAACTGATGCCGATGCCTATCGCCCTTGCCCATAAGGTTGCGCGTCGGCTAGCCGAGGTCAGAAAATCCGGGATCATACCTTATCTCCGCCCCGATGGCAAGACACAGGTGACAGTTGAATATCATGGCGCAAAGCCCGTTAGGGTCTCAGCAGTAGTTGTGTCTGCTCAGCACCATCCTGAGGTGGAGTATGACAGGCTGCGTTCTGATATAGAGCGCCATGTGATCAAACAAGCTATTCCCCCGGAGCTCCTCGACGAGAAAACGTTATATTATATAAACCCGACAGGCAGGTTCGTTGTCGGAGGACCTCAAGGAGATTCAGGACTGACAGGAAGGAAGATCATCGTTGATACCTATGGCGGCATTGCGCGCCATGGTGGGGGTTCCTTTTCCGGTAAGGACCCTTCAAAAGTGGATAGGTCCGGCGCATATGCAGCCAGATGGGCGGCGAAGAATGTGGTGGCCGCCGGGCTGGCGGATAAATGCGAGGTTCAGGTCGCATATGTGATAGGAGTCGCGCGGCCCGTGGCTGTCAGCATCGATACTTTTGGTACAGGTAGACTCCCTGACAGCGAAATCGAGCGGCTAGTCCATAATCACTTTGATTTTCGTCCAGCAGCCATAATCGAGACTCTTCAGCTAAAACGGCCCCTATATCGCCAGGTGGCTGCCTATGGGCATTTCGGTCGGCCAGATCTGGACCTCCCCTGGGAGAATACAGATCTTGCAGAGACCCTTAGAGAAGAGGCCGGCATTGATTAG